Proteins from one Impatiens glandulifera chromosome 2, dImpGla2.1, whole genome shotgun sequence genomic window:
- the LOC124927527 gene encoding protein TILLER ANGLE CONTROL 1-like, which produces MRIFNWVNRKLHHKDGQHEYCRGIGKEVVKERRVEYEGIDVEAVDALLLNGWSTGGILTIGTLGLMVLGDHGSVESKGSEDYYDVEEEEEEETCLVNNNGDVDLYSNNEEEEYEDEEEEEEDLDDHCLIIMETKEEETQKTSNYDHKGHDYYGPRNKEMMGAPATMEEKKKERTTLADLFSAEYSDDDDVGKTRKSSVNNNIRRMWPTTAYHFKANSKKRDQTTNGTTTASSLSFAKRLIPLTGIDKQPVKKFHKLMRRMLNRKIHPELGGKLASKTDDSTEEAQPSYEVANAESISLLRTRD; this is translated from the exons ATGAGG ATTTTCAATTGGGTGAATCGCAAGCTTCATCATAAAG ACGGGCAACACGAATACTGTCGTGGGATCGGCAAGGAAGTGGTCAAGGAAAGGCGAGTTGAATACGAAGGCATTGACGTGGAGGCTGTCGATGCTCTTTTGCTCAATGGTTGGAGTACAGGAGGTATCCTCACAATTGGGACACTTGGGCTCATGGTGTTGGGCGATCATGGTAGTGTCGAGTCCAAAGGAAGCGAAGATTATTAcgatgttgaagaagaagaagaggaggaaacgTGTTTGGTTAACAATAATGGTGATGTTGATCTCTATAGTAACAATGAGGAGGAGGAGTATGAAGatgaggaggaagaagaggaagactTAGATGATCATTGCCTTATCATTATGGAAACCAAGGAAGAAGAAACACAAAAGACATCTAACTATGATCACAAGGGCCATGATTATTATGGTCCTCGTAATAAGGAGATGATGGGAGCGCCGGCGACTatggaggagaagaaaaagGAGAGGACAACCCTAGCCGACCTATTCTCAGCTGAATATtccgatgatgatgatgttggcAAGACAAGGAAATCGTCGGTAAATAACAACATCCGTAGGATGTGGCCAACCACTGCTTATCATTTCAAAGCCAACTCTAAGAAACGCGATCAGACTACAAACGGGACTACTACTGCGAGTAGTCTCTCATTTGCAAAAAGGCTCATTCCTCTCACCGGCATTGACAAACAACCCGTCAAGAAATTTCACAAG ctTATGAGGAGGATGCTGAATAGAAAGATCCATCCAGAACTAGGAGGTAAATTGGCTTCAAAAACCGACGATTCAACTGAGGAAGCACAACCGTCGTACGAGGTTGCAAATGCTGAATCGATCTCCCTTCTCCGAACTCGAG ATTAA
- the LOC124925705 gene encoding protein ROH1-like isoform X1 → MYIPSPRRTPPRSVLSNLFWPLRPFDDMPSSENESPSVHFASIRRAIQNIRSDQVHATDTNNNEPQVRNSELELFQKQAHDRFHNLSNANANEFLSAAWTQKLLDAFLACQEDFRVILSDNRTRLSKPPLDRILSDFFEKSIKALDICNATRDGIEKIRMWQKHLEIVICALDCKEKMISEGQLRRARKSLMEVAILMLDDKERGSSLFSNRNKSFGQYSTGKDNNSNNRRQSSGHTRSLSWSVSHSWSAAKQLQAMASSLVPPRANEVAATNGLAVPVYAASSILMFVMWTLVAAIPCQDRGLQAHFSIPRQFAWATPLLLLHDQVMEESKKRENKNSSGLLKEVVELVKCIQYMIDLLEQVQFPITNLQSEEVEMGVNELDRAFRACKDCVDPLERRLREVFRKIMSCRTEGLELLNRTNATTS, encoded by the exons ATGTACATTCCTTCGCCTCGTAGGACACCGCCAAG ATCTGTTTTGAGTAATCTCTTCTGGCCTTTGAGGCCTTTTGATGATATGCCTTCTTCGGAGAATGAGAGCCCTTCTGTGCATTTTGCCTCTATTCGCAGAGCGATTCAGAATATACGCAGTGATCAGGTTCACGCGACTGATACGAACAATAACGAACCTCAAGTTCGCAATTCAGAGCTAGAATTGTTTCAGAAACAGGCTCATGACAGATTTCACAACCTTTCGAATGCCAATGCTAATGAATTCCTTTCAGCTGCCTGGACTCAAAAGCTGCTCGATGCTTTCCTCGCCTGTCAAGAGGATTTCAGGGTGATATTATCGGACAACAGGACTCGACTTTCGAAGCCTCCACTGGACAGAATTCTCTCTGATTTCTTTGAGAAGAGTATAAAAGCACTCGACATTTGCAATGCCACACGCGATGGTATTGAGAAGATCCGGATGTGGCAAAAACACTTGGAAATTGTTATCTGCGCTTTGGACTGTAAAGAAAAGATGATCAGCGAAGGGCAGTTGAGGCGAGCCCGGAAATCCCTAATGGAGGTAGCCATTCTGATGCTCGACGATAAGGAACGAGGCTCCTCTCTCTTTTCCAACAGAAACAAGTCTTTCGGCCAATACAGTACCGGGAAAGACAACAACAGCAACAACCGTCGTCAGTCGTCAGGCCACACACGATCGCTGTCGTGGAGCGTTTCGCATTCATGGTCTGCCGCCAAGCAGCTCCAGGCTATGGCGAGCAGCCTGGTCCCTCCGCGAGCGAACGAAGTCGCTGCCACCAACGGGCTGGCGGTGCCTGTCTACGCTGCCAGCTCGATCCTGATGTTTGTCATGTGGACGCTTGTGGCCGCGATCCCTTGCCAGGATCGAGGCCTGCAGGCGCATTTCTCGATCCCTCGTCAGTTCGCGTGGGCCACTCCGTTGCTTCTTCTTCACGATCAGGTCATGGAGGAATCGAAGAAAAGGGAGAATAAGAACTCGAGCGGGTTGTTGAAGGAAGTTGTGGAGCTGGTGAAATGCATACAGTATATGATTGATTTGCTTGAACAGGTGCAGTTTCCAATAACCAATTTGCAGAGCGAAGAGGTTGAGATGGGAGTTAACGAACTCGACCGGGCCTTCCGTGCTTGTAAGGATTGTGTCGATCCACTAGAGCGTCGGTTAAGGGAAGTTTTTAGGAAGATCATGAGTTGTCGAACCGAGGGACTCGAGCTCTTGAACAGAACAAATGCAACCACCAGCTAG
- the LOC124925705 gene encoding protein ROH1-like isoform X2 gives MPSSENESPSVHFASIRRAIQNIRSDQVHATDTNNNEPQVRNSELELFQKQAHDRFHNLSNANANEFLSAAWTQKLLDAFLACQEDFRVILSDNRTRLSKPPLDRILSDFFEKSIKALDICNATRDGIEKIRMWQKHLEIVICALDCKEKMISEGQLRRARKSLMEVAILMLDDKERGSSLFSNRNKSFGQYSTGKDNNSNNRRQSSGHTRSLSWSVSHSWSAAKQLQAMASSLVPPRANEVAATNGLAVPVYAASSILMFVMWTLVAAIPCQDRGLQAHFSIPRQFAWATPLLLLHDQVMEESKKRENKNSSGLLKEVVELVKCIQYMIDLLEQVQFPITNLQSEEVEMGVNELDRAFRACKDCVDPLERRLREVFRKIMSCRTEGLELLNRTNATTS, from the coding sequence ATGCCTTCTTCGGAGAATGAGAGCCCTTCTGTGCATTTTGCCTCTATTCGCAGAGCGATTCAGAATATACGCAGTGATCAGGTTCACGCGACTGATACGAACAATAACGAACCTCAAGTTCGCAATTCAGAGCTAGAATTGTTTCAGAAACAGGCTCATGACAGATTTCACAACCTTTCGAATGCCAATGCTAATGAATTCCTTTCAGCTGCCTGGACTCAAAAGCTGCTCGATGCTTTCCTCGCCTGTCAAGAGGATTTCAGGGTGATATTATCGGACAACAGGACTCGACTTTCGAAGCCTCCACTGGACAGAATTCTCTCTGATTTCTTTGAGAAGAGTATAAAAGCACTCGACATTTGCAATGCCACACGCGATGGTATTGAGAAGATCCGGATGTGGCAAAAACACTTGGAAATTGTTATCTGCGCTTTGGACTGTAAAGAAAAGATGATCAGCGAAGGGCAGTTGAGGCGAGCCCGGAAATCCCTAATGGAGGTAGCCATTCTGATGCTCGACGATAAGGAACGAGGCTCCTCTCTCTTTTCCAACAGAAACAAGTCTTTCGGCCAATACAGTACCGGGAAAGACAACAACAGCAACAACCGTCGTCAGTCGTCAGGCCACACACGATCGCTGTCGTGGAGCGTTTCGCATTCATGGTCTGCCGCCAAGCAGCTCCAGGCTATGGCGAGCAGCCTGGTCCCTCCGCGAGCGAACGAAGTCGCTGCCACCAACGGGCTGGCGGTGCCTGTCTACGCTGCCAGCTCGATCCTGATGTTTGTCATGTGGACGCTTGTGGCCGCGATCCCTTGCCAGGATCGAGGCCTGCAGGCGCATTTCTCGATCCCTCGTCAGTTCGCGTGGGCCACTCCGTTGCTTCTTCTTCACGATCAGGTCATGGAGGAATCGAAGAAAAGGGAGAATAAGAACTCGAGCGGGTTGTTGAAGGAAGTTGTGGAGCTGGTGAAATGCATACAGTATATGATTGATTTGCTTGAACAGGTGCAGTTTCCAATAACCAATTTGCAGAGCGAAGAGGTTGAGATGGGAGTTAACGAACTCGACCGGGCCTTCCGTGCTTGTAAGGATTGTGTCGATCCACTAGAGCGTCGGTTAAGGGAAGTTTTTAGGAAGATCATGAGTTGTCGAACCGAGGGACTCGAGCTCTTGAACAGAACAAATGCAACCACCAGCTAG